One stretch of Saccharopolyspora erythraea DNA includes these proteins:
- a CDS encoding SCO1664 family protein — translation MPAEGAGARELLRRGRIEMQGRLVEASNATLFCGIELDGVAAECVYKPVRGERPLWDFPDGTLAGREIASYLLSESGGWGLVPPTILRDGPFGPGMVQLWIDTEEDSELVDIVAPGEVPDSWLPVLRAQDHHGSPVVLAHADHDSLRGLAVLDAVINNADRKGGHILHTPDGRVFGVDHGVSLNADDKLRTVLWGWIGQDLPDAEVERLSELRALLEGPLAQDLAEHITPKEVQAVVQRIDQLLEAGVFPAPSGEWPAIPWPAF, via the coding sequence GTGCCCGCCGAGGGGGCCGGTGCTCGCGAGCTGTTGCGGCGGGGCCGGATCGAGATGCAGGGACGGCTGGTCGAGGCGTCGAACGCGACGCTGTTCTGCGGCATTGAGCTCGACGGGGTGGCGGCCGAGTGCGTCTACAAGCCGGTCCGCGGCGAGCGCCCGCTGTGGGACTTCCCCGACGGCACGCTCGCCGGCCGGGAGATCGCCTCCTACCTGCTGTCGGAGTCCGGAGGGTGGGGCTTGGTCCCGCCGACGATCCTGCGCGACGGGCCGTTCGGGCCCGGCATGGTGCAGCTGTGGATCGACACGGAGGAGGACTCCGAGCTCGTCGACATCGTCGCACCGGGCGAGGTGCCCGACAGCTGGCTGCCCGTGCTGAGGGCGCAGGACCACCACGGGTCGCCGGTGGTGCTGGCCCACGCCGACCACGACTCGCTGCGCGGTCTGGCAGTGCTCGACGCTGTGATCAACAACGCCGACCGCAAGGGCGGGCACATCCTGCACACCCCGGACGGCCGCGTGTTCGGCGTCGACCACGGCGTGAGCCTCAACGCCGACGACAAGCTGCGAACCGTGCTGTGGGGCTGGATCGGGCAGGACCTGCCCGATGCCGAGGTCGAACGCCTCAGCGAGCTGCGCGCCCTGCTGGAGGGCCCGCTGGCCCAGGACCTCGCCGAGCACATCACGCCGAAGGAAGTGCAGGCGGTGGTGCAGCGCATCGACCAGCTGCTGGAGGCGGGCGTCTTCCCGGCCCCGTCCGGCGAGTGGCCCGCGATTCCCTGGCCGGCGTTCTGA
- a CDS encoding dipeptide ABC transporter ATP-binding protein yields the protein MSPILQLRDTSVSYRTADGLIPAVQGVDLSLEAGDTLGLAGESGCGKTTLAMSVLRLLPRSAEIGGEVLLDGKDVRTMSFGELRAARWASASVVFQGAMHALNPVQSIGAQIAEPIRLHSPGRSKTELRGRVAELLEQVELPAARADAYPHELSGGQKQRVMIAMALACEPRLVIADEPTTALDVVVQAQILELMGRLVTEREIALMMISHDLSVLSASCARLAVMYGGRLVEEGPSQQVITAPRHEHSRALASAFPTVGDPEFRFTSSAAPGSALLAAKGVSVDFTDRAGKRVRAVRGVDLEVADNEIVALVGQSGSGKTTLARTMLGLQAPTGGAVHYDGSRLPTSAAGLRDYRRHVQLVLQDPTGALNPRHTVYEAVAEGLRIHRIEGDERELVAQALEAAELRPAEKFFSRLPHELSGGQRQRVVIAGALVLQPRVLVADEPVASLDATVRGEILALLLRLRVERGLSTLVITHDLGLAWNIADRVAVMFRGEIVEVGDVEQVLLDPEHEYTRTLLSAVPAIRREAAG from the coding sequence GTGAGTCCGATCCTGCAACTGCGCGACACCTCGGTGTCCTACCGCACCGCCGACGGGCTGATCCCGGCCGTGCAGGGGGTCGACCTGAGCCTCGAGGCAGGCGACACGCTCGGGCTGGCCGGTGAGTCGGGCTGCGGCAAGACGACGCTGGCGATGTCGGTGCTGCGGCTGCTGCCCAGGTCGGCCGAGATCGGCGGCGAGGTGCTGCTCGACGGCAAGGACGTGCGCACCATGTCCTTCGGCGAGCTGCGCGCGGCCCGCTGGGCCAGCGCGTCGGTGGTGTTCCAGGGCGCGATGCACGCGCTGAACCCGGTGCAGAGCATCGGCGCCCAGATCGCCGAGCCCATCAGGCTGCACTCCCCGGGACGTTCGAAGACCGAGCTTCGCGGGCGCGTCGCCGAGCTGCTGGAGCAGGTCGAGCTGCCCGCGGCCCGCGCCGATGCCTACCCGCACGAACTCTCCGGCGGCCAGAAGCAGCGCGTGATGATCGCGATGGCGCTCGCGTGCGAGCCGCGGCTGGTGATCGCCGACGAGCCGACCACGGCGCTGGACGTGGTGGTGCAGGCCCAGATCCTGGAGCTGATGGGACGGCTGGTCACCGAGCGCGAGATCGCGCTGATGATGATCAGCCACGACCTGTCGGTGCTGTCGGCGAGCTGCGCCCGCCTCGCGGTGATGTACGGGGGCAGGCTGGTGGAGGAGGGGCCGTCCCAGCAGGTCATCACCGCGCCGAGGCACGAGCACAGCCGCGCGCTGGCCAGCGCCTTCCCCACCGTGGGGGACCCGGAGTTCCGCTTCACCAGCAGCGCAGCGCCGGGGTCGGCGCTGCTGGCGGCCAAGGGCGTCTCGGTGGACTTCACCGACCGCGCGGGCAAGCGGGTGCGGGCCGTGCGCGGGGTCGACCTGGAGGTCGCCGACAACGAGATCGTCGCCCTGGTCGGCCAGTCCGGTTCGGGCAAGACGACGCTGGCGCGCACCATGCTCGGCCTGCAGGCGCCGACCGGCGGCGCGGTGCACTACGACGGGTCGCGGCTGCCGACCTCGGCCGCCGGGCTCCGCGACTACCGCAGGCACGTCCAACTGGTGCTGCAGGACCCGACCGGTGCGCTCAACCCCCGCCACACCGTTTACGAGGCGGTCGCCGAGGGCCTGCGCATCCACAGGATCGAGGGCGACGAGCGGGAGCTGGTCGCCCAGGCCCTGGAGGCGGCCGAGCTGCGGCCCGCGGAGAAGTTCTTCTCCCGCCTGCCGCACGAGCTTTCCGGCGGTCAGCGCCAGCGCGTGGTCATCGCCGGTGCCCTGGTGCTCCAGCCGCGCGTGCTGGTCGCCGACGAACCCGTGGCGTCGCTGGATGCGACCGTGCGCGGCGAGATCCTGGCCCTGCTGCTGCGCCTGCGCGTCGAGCGCGGCCTTTCGACGCTGGTCATCACCCACGACCTGGGCCTGGCGTGGAACATCGCCGACCGGGTGGCGGTGATGTTCCGGGGCGAGATCGTCGAGGTCGGCGACGTCGAGCAGGTGCTGCTGGACCCCGAGCACGAGTACACCCGGACGCTGCTGTCGGCCGTGCCCGCCATCCGCCGGGAAGCCGCGGGCTGA
- a CDS encoding ABC transporter permease, translating to MTATARQIARERRRARAAETWRIFREDRGGLAGLVLLGLIVVLALLAPLLTDDSGLDVTRATGGALQAPGSEFWLGTDESGRSVLLLTWWGARVSLVVGLSAALLSVVIGTVCGVLAAHFGGWTSTVLMRVTDFFLVLPSLVLAIALSTVLARGLPTIVLAIGVTSWATTARLVRAQTLTVEARPYIERARALGGGHAHVIGHHVLPAVLPLVFANTTLQVASAIIAESTLSFLGLGDPSRVSWGSMLKSAMDTGAVTAGAWWYLLPPGLGIVAVVLSFTLCGRALEAVFNPRLRGQR from the coding sequence ATGACCGCCACCGCGAGGCAGATCGCACGGGAGCGGCGCCGCGCCCGCGCCGCCGAGACCTGGCGGATCTTCCGGGAGGACCGGGGCGGGCTGGCCGGGCTGGTGCTGCTGGGCCTGATCGTGGTCCTGGCGCTGCTGGCCCCGCTGCTCACCGACGACTCCGGCCTCGACGTCACGCGCGCCACCGGCGGCGCGTTGCAGGCGCCGGGCTCCGAGTTCTGGCTCGGCACCGACGAGTCGGGCCGCTCGGTGCTGCTGCTGACGTGGTGGGGCGCGCGGGTGTCGCTGGTGGTCGGGTTGTCCGCGGCGTTGCTGTCGGTGGTGATCGGCACCGTGTGCGGCGTGCTCGCCGCGCACTTCGGCGGCTGGACCTCGACGGTCCTGATGCGCGTCACCGACTTCTTCCTCGTGCTGCCCTCGCTGGTGCTGGCCATCGCGCTGTCCACCGTGCTCGCCCGTGGGCTGCCGACCATCGTGCTGGCGATCGGGGTCACCTCGTGGGCCACGACGGCGCGGCTGGTGCGGGCGCAGACGCTCACCGTGGAGGCCCGCCCCTACATCGAGCGCGCCAGGGCGCTCGGCGGCGGGCACGCGCACGTCATCGGCCACCACGTGCTGCCCGCCGTGCTGCCGCTGGTCTTCGCGAACACCACGTTGCAGGTCGCCAGCGCGATCATCGCCGAGTCGACGCTGTCGTTCCTCGGCCTGGGAGACCCGAGCCGGGTGTCGTGGGGCTCGATGCTGAAGTCGGCGATGGACACCGGCGCGGTCACCGCGGGCGCGTGGTGGTACCTGCTGCCGCCGGGTCTGGGCATCGTCGCGGTGGTGCTGAGCTTCACGCTGTGCGGCCGGGCGCTGGAAGCGGTGTTCAATCCGAGGCTTCGGGGGCAACGGTGA
- a CDS encoding CGNR zinc finger domain-containing protein, with amino-acid sequence MDEWVWESGRRCLDLVNTYRDRYRGGRELLLGPGELAEWLVLAGLLGTERASSARPSSAHLRTALELREAVDRAARARARAARLDPPDIDLINRTARHSHLVARQLRQDDDGVVVSWAPSPGDPVLAALGALAADAVDLLATDPPPAVRVCAADRCGIRFLDGSPAGNRQWCSMRRCGNREKARQHYARRKARP; translated from the coding sequence ATGGACGAATGGGTGTGGGAAAGCGGTCGCCGCTGCCTCGACCTGGTCAACACCTACCGCGACCGCTACCGCGGCGGGCGCGAGCTGCTCCTGGGGCCGGGAGAACTCGCCGAATGGCTCGTCCTGGCGGGTCTGCTCGGGACGGAACGCGCTAGCTCCGCGCGGCCGTCCTCGGCGCACCTGCGGACAGCGCTGGAACTGCGCGAAGCAGTCGACCGTGCGGCGCGGGCGCGCGCCCGCGCCGCACGGCTCGATCCTCCCGACATCGACCTGATCAACCGCACCGCGCGCCACAGCCACCTGGTCGCCCGTCAGCTCCGCCAGGACGACGACGGCGTGGTCGTCTCCTGGGCTCCGTCGCCGGGGGACCCGGTGCTGGCGGCGCTCGGTGCACTGGCCGCCGACGCCGTCGACCTGCTCGCGACGGACCCGCCGCCCGCCGTCCGCGTCTGCGCGGCCGACCGCTGCGGCATCCGGTTCCTCGACGGCTCGCCCGCCGGCAACCGCCAGTGGTGCTCGATGCGCCGCTGCGGCAACCGGGAGAAGGCCCGTCAGCACTACGCCCGCCGCAAAGCGCGGCCGTGA
- a CDS encoding uridine kinase, protein MRVRPVTPELLVSELVERVEKSQARRPRVAIDGVPEAGTGELADALVEPLRVAGRDVVRVRMADYVRPASLRLERGREDPDSYYESWFDLDGLRREVLNPLSDGGNGEVLPALWDAEADRSPRLDRVRLSERGVAVVDGPLLLGAGLPFDFTAHLLLPQAALERRTPDARRWMLPAYRRYTDEVGPERQADVLVRVDRPGRPAIVDSLDG, encoded by the coding sequence ATGCGTGTCCGTCCGGTAACGCCGGAGCTGCTGGTCTCGGAGCTGGTCGAGCGCGTCGAGAAGTCGCAGGCGCGCCGGCCCCGGGTCGCCATCGACGGCGTGCCCGAGGCCGGGACCGGCGAGCTCGCGGACGCGCTGGTCGAACCGCTGCGGGTGGCGGGCCGGGACGTGGTGCGAGTGCGCATGGCCGACTACGTGCGCCCGGCGTCACTGCGGCTGGAGCGCGGCCGCGAGGACCCGGACTCCTACTACGAGTCGTGGTTCGACCTGGACGGGCTGCGCCGCGAAGTGCTGAACCCCTTGTCGGACGGCGGAAACGGCGAGGTTCTGCCCGCCCTGTGGGACGCCGAGGCGGACCGCTCGCCCCGGCTCGACCGGGTGCGCCTGTCCGAGCGCGGCGTGGCCGTGGTGGACGGTCCCCTGTTGCTGGGCGCCGGACTGCCCTTCGACTTCACCGCGCATCTGTTGCTGCCGCAGGCCGCGCTGGAGCGCCGGACGCCCGACGCGCGGCGCTGGATGCTGCCCGCGTACCGGCGCTACACCGACGAGGTCGGCCCGGAGCGGCAGGCGGACGTCCTCGTCCGCGTCGACCGCCCGGGCCGCCCCGCCATCGTCGACAGCCTCGACGGGTGA
- a CDS encoding ABC transporter permease, producing the protein MADLLAGAPESTGSGGARGRLGRYLAGKFGGGLLSLFLVAVLGFFLFRVMPGDPARTMTRGAPVSEEQLVALRARFGLDQPLWKQFLDFLGNLLRGDLGTSYTYSRPVGDLILERLGPTLLLVGTSTVLAVVLGLWIGTRAAWRHGSAFDKGSTSVALTLWSVPTFWLGLIVLMVFGVGAGPIPGLFPVGGISSPDVPDGLVPQVLDVAHHLVLPSLTMVAVVYAQYLMIMRSSLLEEMGADYLTTARAKGLREDLVRRRHAVPNALLPTVTLIFLHLGLVVAGAITVETVFSWPGLGLLTFEALRVPDLPLLQGVFIVLAGSVIVMNVLADVLYRVLDPRVRES; encoded by the coding sequence GTGGCTGACCTACTGGCGGGTGCCCCCGAGTCGACCGGCTCCGGGGGCGCTCGCGGCCGGCTGGGCCGGTACCTCGCGGGAAAGTTCGGCGGCGGGCTGCTGAGCCTGTTCCTCGTCGCGGTGCTCGGCTTCTTCCTCTTCCGGGTGATGCCGGGCGACCCGGCGCGGACGATGACGCGCGGCGCGCCGGTCAGCGAGGAACAGCTGGTGGCGTTGCGGGCACGCTTCGGGCTGGACCAGCCGCTGTGGAAGCAGTTCCTGGACTTCCTCGGCAACCTGCTGCGCGGGGACCTCGGCACCTCCTACACCTACAGCCGTCCGGTCGGCGACCTGATCCTCGAACGGCTCGGTCCGACGCTGCTGCTGGTCGGCACCTCGACCGTGCTCGCCGTCGTGCTCGGGCTGTGGATCGGCACCCGGGCGGCGTGGCGGCACGGCAGCGCGTTCGACAAGGGCTCGACCTCGGTGGCGCTGACCCTGTGGTCCGTGCCGACGTTCTGGCTCGGCCTGATCGTGCTGATGGTCTTCGGCGTCGGGGCCGGGCCGATCCCGGGACTGTTCCCGGTCGGCGGGATCTCCTCGCCCGACGTGCCCGACGGGCTCGTCCCGCAGGTCCTCGACGTCGCGCACCACCTGGTGCTGCCGTCGCTGACGATGGTCGCGGTGGTCTACGCCCAGTACCTGATGATCATGCGCTCCTCGCTGCTGGAGGAGATGGGCGCGGACTACCTGACGACCGCGCGGGCCAAGGGGCTGCGGGAGGACCTGGTGCGCCGCAGGCACGCGGTCCCCAACGCCCTGCTGCCGACCGTGACGCTGATCTTCCTGCACCTCGGGCTGGTGGTCGCCGGGGCCATCACCGTCGAGACGGTCTTCTCGTGGCCGGGCCTGGGCCTGCTGACCTTCGAGGCGCTGCGGGTGCCGGATCTGCCGCTGCTGCAAGGAGTCTTCATCGTGCTGGCCGGGAGTGTGATCGTGATGAACGTGCTGGCCGACGTGCTCTACCGGGTGCTGGACCCGCGGGTGCGCGAGTCATGA
- a CDS encoding alpha/beta fold hydrolase yields the protein MQVSEEVASVNGLRMHYRRAGEGPGLVLLHGWPQTGHCWRRVVPELARTHTVIVPDLRGYGRTDKPRGGYDKRTMAADVAALVEALGFASVQVVGHDRGARVAHRWGLDRPEQVGRLAVLDIVPTREMWRRLDADLAPGYWHWLFHLQPDLPERLAGADIAGYLGHFFEQWTYNRHGLEPAAVDEYVRAFSVPGALRAGFDDYRASFPLDAEHDDADAASGRRLRMPVLALWGSTGLPARLPMLDIWRDYADDVRGTWIAECGHFLAEERPEEVLRHLRGFLTS from the coding sequence ATGCAGGTCAGCGAAGAGGTCGCGAGTGTCAACGGGCTGCGCATGCACTACCGGCGCGCAGGCGAGGGACCCGGGCTCGTGCTGCTGCACGGATGGCCTCAGACGGGGCACTGCTGGCGCCGGGTCGTCCCCGAGCTCGCCCGCACCCACACCGTGATCGTCCCCGACCTGCGCGGGTACGGCCGCACCGACAAGCCCCGCGGCGGCTACGACAAGCGGACCATGGCCGCCGACGTCGCGGCGCTTGTCGAGGCCCTCGGGTTCGCCTCCGTCCAGGTCGTCGGCCACGACCGGGGCGCCCGCGTCGCCCACCGCTGGGGACTGGACCGGCCCGAGCAGGTGGGGCGGCTCGCCGTCCTGGACATCGTGCCGACCAGGGAGATGTGGCGGCGGCTCGACGCCGACCTCGCACCCGGCTACTGGCACTGGCTGTTCCACCTCCAGCCGGACCTGCCCGAGCGGCTGGCGGGTGCCGACATCGCGGGCTACCTGGGGCACTTCTTCGAGCAGTGGACCTACAACCGGCACGGCCTCGAACCGGCGGCGGTCGATGAGTACGTGCGGGCGTTCTCCGTCCCCGGCGCGCTGCGCGCCGGGTTCGACGACTACCGGGCGTCGTTCCCGCTCGACGCCGAGCACGACGACGCCGACGCCGCGTCCGGGCGCAGGCTGCGGATGCCGGTGCTGGCGCTGTGGGGCTCGACCGGGCTCCCGGCGCGACTGCCGATGCTCGACATCTGGCGCGACTACGCCGACGACGTGCGGGGCACCTGGATCGCCGAGTGCGGGCACTTCCTGGCCGAGGAGCGGCCGGAGGAGGTTCTGCGGCACCTGCGGGGGTTCCTGACGTCCTAG
- a CDS encoding MBL fold metallo-hydrolase yields the protein MSGPVRPAPHPAREWPPSFADRLAAPLPRFRDVMRLMWSGRSRAPLGDADSIPVLRTGLRPVRPTDTALTWIGHATYLVRTGGVSVLTDPVWSTRIPGVPRRLTPPGVAFGELHAGLEPVRPAGRVDAVVISHNHYDHLDAPTIAKLPRSTPMLVPAGLGDWFRRRRFTEVVELDWWETAEVAGLTFDFVPARHWSRRGLRDTCRSLWGGWVITGPDGRRLYHAGDSGYGPHFAEIGARLPGIDVAMVPIGAYAPRWFMRPVHMDPEEAVRAVADLGAARAAGMHWGTFALTREPVLEPLTRFRDAWREAGRDPAELWDLAIGETRVLPA from the coding sequence ATGTCCGGTCCGGTCCGCCCGGCGCCGCATCCCGCCCGCGAGTGGCCCCCGAGCTTCGCCGACCGCCTCGCCGCACCGCTGCCGCGCTTCCGCGACGTCATGCGGCTGATGTGGAGCGGACGGTCGCGGGCGCCGCTCGGCGACGCCGACAGCATCCCGGTCCTGCGCACCGGTTTGCGGCCGGTGCGGCCCACCGACACCGCGCTGACCTGGATCGGGCACGCCACCTACCTGGTGCGCACGGGAGGCGTCTCGGTGCTCACCGATCCGGTGTGGTCGACGCGGATTCCCGGCGTGCCGAGGCGGCTGACCCCGCCCGGAGTGGCCTTCGGCGAGCTGCACGCCGGACTGGAACCCGTACGGCCGGCCGGGCGGGTGGACGCCGTGGTGATCAGCCACAACCATTACGACCACCTGGACGCGCCGACCATCGCGAAGCTGCCGCGCTCGACGCCAATGCTCGTTCCGGCAGGGCTCGGCGACTGGTTCCGACGCAGGCGCTTCACCGAGGTCGTCGAGCTCGACTGGTGGGAGACCGCCGAGGTCGCGGGGCTGACCTTCGACTTCGTGCCCGCGCGGCACTGGAGCAGGCGCGGCCTGCGCGACACCTGCCGCAGCCTCTGGGGCGGCTGGGTGATCACCGGCCCGGACGGGCGCCGCCTCTACCACGCGGGCGACAGCGGCTACGGCCCGCACTTCGCCGAGATCGGCGCCCGGCTGCCGGGCATCGACGTGGCGATGGTGCCGATCGGTGCCTACGCGCCGCGCTGGTTCATGCGTCCGGTGCACATGGACCCGGAGGAGGCCGTCCGCGCGGTGGCCGACCTGGGGGCCGCGCGCGCCGCCGGGATGCACTGGGGCACCTTCGCCCTGACGCGCGAGCCGGTGCTGGAGCCGCTGACCCGGTTCCGCGACGCGTGGCGTGAGGCCGGTCGCGACCCCGCGGAGCTGTGGGACCTCGCCATCGGCGAAACGCGAGTGCTGCCCGCGTAG
- a CDS encoding S66 peptidase family protein yields the protein MSMRELRRPHRLSPGDAVAVVAPAGPVPAEPLEAGLAQLQEWGLRVVVGKHVRERHPRLDYLAGADADRAADLQQAWCDPEVRAVLCARGGYGSTRILDHLDWDRMSAAGPKVLAGSSDITALHQAFATQLGLVTVFGPMPATGAFTDDPPAREHLRRTLFEPEAVTIVTRSGADALVPGRARGVTYGGNLSLVACALGAPDAPTPPERGIALLEDVTEDPYRLDRYLTQLLRAGWFDRAGGIALGSWTGCGPLEEVRAVMSDRLGALGIPIVWELGFGHCDAQRTIPLGVAAELDTDARRLSILQPALL from the coding sequence ATGAGCATGCGTGAACTACGCCGCCCGCACCGGCTGAGCCCCGGCGACGCGGTCGCGGTGGTCGCACCGGCGGGGCCGGTGCCCGCGGAACCGCTCGAGGCGGGACTCGCGCAGCTCCAGGAGTGGGGACTTCGGGTCGTGGTCGGCAAGCACGTGCGGGAGCGGCACCCGCGGCTGGACTACCTCGCGGGCGCCGACGCCGACCGCGCCGCCGACCTCCAGCAGGCGTGGTGCGACCCCGAGGTGCGCGCCGTGCTGTGCGCGCGCGGCGGCTACGGCAGCACGCGGATCCTCGACCACCTGGACTGGGACCGGATGAGCGCGGCGGGACCGAAGGTGCTGGCCGGCTCCAGCGACATCACCGCGCTGCACCAGGCGTTCGCCACCCAGCTCGGCCTGGTCACCGTCTTCGGACCGATGCCCGCGACCGGAGCGTTCACCGACGACCCGCCCGCGCGCGAGCACCTGCGCAGAACGCTGTTCGAGCCCGAGGCGGTGACGATCGTGACCCGCTCCGGCGCGGACGCGCTGGTGCCCGGCCGGGCACGCGGGGTGACCTACGGCGGGAACCTGAGCCTGGTGGCCTGCGCGCTCGGCGCCCCCGACGCGCCCACACCGCCCGAGCGCGGAATCGCGCTGCTGGAGGACGTCACCGAGGACCCGTACCGGCTCGACAGGTACCTGACGCAGCTGCTGCGGGCGGGCTGGTTCGACCGCGCGGGCGGCATCGCGCTGGGCTCGTGGACCGGCTGCGGGCCGCTGGAGGAGGTCCGGGCGGTCATGTCGGACCGGCTCGGCGCGCTGGGCATCCCGATCGTGTGGGAGCTCGGCTTCGGGCACTGCGACGCCCAGCGCACCATCCCGCTCGGCGTGGCCGCCGAGCTCGACACCGACGCGCGCCGGCTCAGCATCCTGCAGCCCGCGCTGCTGTGA
- a CDS encoding ABC transporter substrate-binding protein — protein sequence MGRKLAVLWAVLLAGLAFPASVPASAQDGGKQGAKLRVGLQQQFDSLNPFLGYTLASTEVFRLVYPTLTTYSQDDFTPIPELAERWDTSADKLTWTFHIRPGVTWSDGRPVTAKDAAYTFNRMMSDPAASTANGNFVENFETVTAPDDATLVVKTRTPQATMLAIDAPIVPEHVWSKVADVSSFTNDQMPIVSSGPFVPVEYEAERYLTLRANEKFWRGAPKVAELQFVNFKNSDAAVQALRKGEVDVVQKLTPAQFDALKGEPDITQVKGQGRRFYEMILNPGAANSTGARIGTGHQALTDVRVRRAIDMAIDRKALVERVLGGYGQVGGGYLPPIFSDYHWTPPHPRPFDIAAANRALDEAGYARGADGTRRTPQGEPLNFDFVLHGDESSDAQVGEFVKRWLSELGIAVELQPVSDNQLNDRTVAGDFDMVISGWSANPDPDYVLRLQTCGARPSPEGGGNTDSYLCDAQYDAAYTRQLNEFDPAARVAAVNQAQERFYDQAAGLILFYQNSLEAYRSDRFSGFAMQPKGEGVITGQQGYWGYYGAQPTELAIKDASGSDYRTAALLLGGVVVLVGVVVVLIVFRRRKTADNRE from the coding sequence GTGGGCAGAAAACTGGCCGTGCTGTGGGCGGTCCTGCTGGCCGGGCTGGCGTTCCCGGCCTCGGTGCCGGCTTCGGCGCAGGACGGCGGGAAGCAGGGCGCGAAGCTGCGCGTCGGGTTGCAGCAGCAGTTCGACTCGCTGAACCCGTTCCTGGGCTACACGCTGGCCTCCACCGAGGTGTTCCGGCTGGTCTATCCCACGCTGACCACCTACAGCCAGGACGACTTCACGCCGATCCCGGAGCTGGCCGAGCGCTGGGACACCTCCGCCGACAAGCTCACCTGGACCTTCCACATCCGCCCGGGGGTCACCTGGTCGGATGGCAGGCCGGTGACCGCCAAGGACGCCGCCTACACGTTCAACCGGATGATGAGCGACCCGGCGGCCAGCACCGCCAACGGCAACTTCGTCGAGAACTTCGAGACCGTCACCGCGCCTGACGACGCCACGCTGGTGGTCAAGACCCGCACTCCGCAGGCGACGATGCTGGCCATCGACGCACCGATCGTGCCGGAGCACGTGTGGTCGAAGGTCGCCGACGTCTCCAGCTTCACCAACGACCAGATGCCGATCGTGTCGAGCGGACCGTTCGTGCCCGTCGAGTACGAGGCCGAGCGCTACCTCACGCTGCGCGCGAACGAGAAGTTCTGGCGCGGCGCGCCGAAGGTCGCCGAGCTGCAGTTCGTCAACTTCAAGAACAGCGACGCCGCCGTGCAGGCCCTTCGCAAGGGCGAGGTCGACGTCGTGCAGAAGCTGACGCCCGCCCAGTTCGACGCGCTCAAGGGCGAGCCCGACATCACGCAGGTCAAGGGCCAGGGCCGGCGGTTCTACGAGATGATCCTCAACCCCGGTGCCGCCAACAGCACCGGCGCCCGCATCGGCACCGGCCACCAGGCACTCACCGACGTTCGCGTGCGGCGGGCCATCGACATGGCCATCGACAGGAAGGCACTGGTCGAGCGGGTGCTCGGCGGCTACGGCCAGGTCGGCGGCGGCTACCTGCCGCCGATCTTCTCCGACTACCACTGGACCCCGCCGCACCCCAGGCCCTTCGACATCGCCGCGGCCAACCGGGCGCTGGACGAGGCCGGATACGCGCGCGGTGCCGACGGCACCCGGCGCACCCCGCAGGGCGAGCCGCTGAACTTCGACTTCGTGCTGCACGGCGACGAGTCCAGCGACGCCCAGGTGGGTGAGTTCGTCAAGCGGTGGCTCTCGGAGCTGGGCATCGCCGTCGAGCTCCAGCCGGTCTCGGACAACCAGCTCAACGACCGCACCGTGGCCGGTGACTTCGACATGGTCATCAGCGGCTGGTCGGCCAACCCCGACCCGGACTACGTGCTGAGGCTGCAGACCTGCGGTGCCCGTCCGAGCCCTGAGGGCGGCGGAAACACCGACAGCTACCTGTGCGACGCGCAGTACGACGCGGCCTACACCCGCCAGCTCAACGAGTTCGACCCCGCGGCCCGGGTGGCCGCGGTCAACCAGGCCCAGGAGCGCTTCTACGACCAGGCGGCCGGGCTCATCCTCTTCTACCAGAACTCCCTGGAGGCCTACCGCAGCGACCGCTTCAGCGGATTCGCCATGCAGCCCAAGGGAGAAGGCGTTATCACTGGACAGCAGGGCTACTGGGGCTATTACGGCGCCCAGCCCACCGAGCTGGCCATCAAGGACGCCAGCGGCTCGGACTACCGCACCGCGGCGCTGCTGCTCGGTGGGGTGGTGGTGCTCGTCGGCGTCGTGGTGGTGCTGATCGTCTTCCGCAGGCGCAAGACGGCCGACAACCGGGAGTGA
- a CDS encoding DUF3090 domain-containing protein, whose protein sequence is MARVIHVFRQPDRFVAGTVGEPGERVFYLQASEDVRTVSVQLEKQQVSVLAERIGALLDEVRRRFDAELPAEPPEELLDTDPLRVPVEEEFRVGTMGLGWDAETEAVVVELLAVTEEEIDESVVLDDTEEGPDAVRVFLTPGHARAFAERAERVINAGRKPCPLCAEPLDPAGHICPRQNGYRRSDED, encoded by the coding sequence ATGGCTCGTGTCATCCACGTCTTCCGCCAGCCCGACCGGTTCGTAGCAGGAACGGTCGGTGAACCAGGCGAGCGCGTTTTCTACCTCCAGGCGTCCGAGGACGTCCGCACCGTCAGCGTGCAGCTGGAGAAGCAGCAGGTCTCGGTCCTGGCCGAACGCATCGGCGCCCTCCTGGACGAGGTGCGCAGGCGCTTCGACGCCGAGCTGCCCGCCGAACCGCCCGAGGAGCTGCTCGACACCGACCCGTTGCGGGTGCCGGTGGAGGAGGAGTTCCGCGTCGGCACGATGGGCCTGGGCTGGGACGCCGAGACCGAGGCGGTGGTGGTCGAGCTGCTCGCCGTCACCGAGGAGGAGATCGACGAGTCGGTCGTGCTCGACGACACCGAGGAGGGCCCCGACGCGGTGCGGGTCTTCCTCACCCCCGGGCACGCGCGGGCCTTCGCCGAACGCGCCGAGCGGGTCATAAACGCCGGTCGCAAGCCCTGTCCGCTGTGCGCGGAGCCGCTGGACCCGGCCGGGCACATCTGCCCGCGCCAGAACGGCTACCGCCGCTCGGACGAGGACTAG